The genomic interval CGACAAACGCCATGAAACTCTGACGGCGAAAGACGTCATTGACTTCATGGTGCGCGACCCGAGTAATTCTTCGTCTATCGCTGCCTGCCTGACACAAGCGCGTGAAAATGCACGGGCCGTGCGCGGCGCGCTGACTACGGAAGCATGGGAAATCCAGAACGCTACCTGGCTGAAGATGCAGACCTATCTCAAAACCAACGCGCTGGAACAAAATCCGGCCGAGTTTTTTGAGTGGGTCAAACATCGCTCGCATCTATCTCGTGGCGTCACCATCGGCACCATGCTGAAAGACGAAGCTTTTCACTTTATTCGTCTTGGGACTTTTCTGGAGCGTGCGGATAACACCGCACGGATTATCGACGTCAAATTTCATGGCGCCAAAGAAAAGCAGCAAAAACAAACGCAGTCGCAAGGTCTGCGCCAAAGTCAGGGCGAGCACGCAGAAGTCACCGCAGAACCGCAGCTGGACTTCTATTACTGGGCTGCGATTTTGCGTTCCGTCTCGGCATTTGAAATTTATCGGAAAGTCTATCGCGACGTCATCTCACCGGCCCGCGTAGCCGATCTGCTGATCCTGCGTGCCGACATGCCACGTTCGCTGCTGGCCTGCCTTGAAGAGGTCGTGAACAATCTCAAGCACGTCAGCAACAATGCATCCGCCGATACCGAGCGCTTCGCTGGCAAACTGCACGCCGAACTACAGTTCAGTAATATCGATGAAATTCTTGAAGACGGTTTGCATGATTATCTGACCGTATTTTTTGAGCGCATCTTCGAACTGGGTAATCGTATCAGCCGTGACTTTCTGGTTCCGCTAACGGCCTGACCCGTTCATGCTACTGACCATCAGGCACGAAACGGTCTATCGCTATACTGAGCCGCTCACTTATACGATTCAGCAATTGCGGTTGTCGCCTCGTGCCGAACCACAGCAGCGCACGCTGGACTGGCGCATCACCAGCTCTGGCGTGCATCATCCTTTTAACGACGCATTTGGCAACCTTTGCCACATGCTGACCATTACCGGGCAACATAATGAAGTCCGGATTGTGGCAGAAGGCAGCGTTGTGGTGGCGCCATTGCATCTGGGCCGGCTATCGCAAGCAGGTGAATTTTTGCCGCTTGTATTTACGGTGCCGACCCAACTTACGCAACCCTCCCCCGCGATTATCGATTTTGCCCATAGACATTTAATCCGGGCGGCAAACAGCGACAATCTGCTTGCGCTAGCCACCGCAATTTGTGATGCCGTGGCATATCAAAGCGGCGCAACTCTCGTCACCACCAGCGCCGACGACGCGCTGCGGCTCGGTCAGGGGGTGTGCCAGGATCATGCGCATTTATTCCTCGCCTGCTGTCATGCGCTGGGCATTCCTGCACGCTATGTTTCAGGCTATATCGACCCCGGCAACAGCGACCATGCAGAAAGCCATGCATGGGTGGATGTCTGGATTGTGCAACCCGATTTTTCGGGCTGGATTAGCGTCGACGTCACGCATGCGCGCTTTGCCAGCGACGTGTATTGCCGTCTCGCAATCGGCCGCGATTATGATTCTGCTGCGCCGGTGCGCGGTGTACGACGTGGCGGCGGTTCGGAAACCCTTAGCGTACGCGTCAACGTTACTGCGACAGCATCGGATCAATAATTCTTAATATTTCGTCAACAACCGTTGCGCTGAAAAGTGATAGCCTCCGTTGTTAGTTATTCTTCAGATAACTAACAATGTGGCGCAATCCTGTAAAATCTGTCCTTTAGATTTTTTATTTGCATCATGACTTATTGCGTCGCTATGCGCCTGAAGACCGGGCTGGTTTTCTTGTCCGACTCTCGCACCAATGCCGGTGTCGATCACGTCGGCACTTTCCGTAAGATGAGCGTGTTTGAAAATCCGGGCGAGCGCATGCTGGTCATGATGACGGCAGGCAACTTATCGATCTCGCAATCGATTAAACAAATCATCTCGGAACACACCACCGCCACCGGAAAAAGTATCTGGACCGCCAATTCGATGTACGAAGCGACGCAAATTGTGGGCGATGCTATTCGAATAGTATTTGAACGCGATGCCAGCGCGTTGCAAAAATTCGGCATCGATTTCAACGTCGGGATTATTTTTGGCGGCCAGATCAAAGGCGAACGTTGCCGTTTATTCCAGATTTACTCCGCAGGCAATTTCATCGAAGCGCATGATGAGAACCCTTATTTCCAGATCGGCGAAGCCAAATACGGCAAACCGATCATCGATCGGGTTTTCGTCGGCTCAGATTTGACGCTTGATCAAGCTGCAAAATGTGCGCTGCTATCAATGGATTCGACCTTACGCTCCAATTTATCGGTCGGCTTGCCACTTGATTTGCTGGTGTATGAAAGCGAAAAACTGGCGCTAACCCATTTCGTGACCATCGATGAAAAAAATCAGTACTTCAAGTCGATTATCGGCAGTTGGTCTAGCCAGCTTAGGCGGGTCTTCGATGAA from Glaciimonas sp. PCH181 carries:
- a CDS encoding peptidase, coding for MTYCVAMRLKTGLVFLSDSRTNAGVDHVGTFRKMSVFENPGERMLVMMTAGNLSISQSIKQIISEHTTATGKSIWTANSMYEATQIVGDAIRIVFERDASALQKFGIDFNVGIIFGGQIKGERCRLFQIYSAGNFIEAHDENPYFQIGEAKYGKPIIDRVFVGSDLTLDQAAKCALLSMDSTLRSNLSVGLPLDLLVYESEKLALTHFVTIDEKNQYFKSIIGSWSSQLRRVFDETADPLWHPVPAEVSDRLTLKADQTQSLVITPPKDILWDSIPTALQTLAQSQNSGQS
- a CDS encoding transglutaminase family protein, which encodes MLLTIRHETVYRYTEPLTYTIQQLRLSPRAEPQQRTLDWRITSSGVHHPFNDAFGNLCHMLTITGQHNEVRIVAEGSVVVAPLHLGRLSQAGEFLPLVFTVPTQLTQPSPAIIDFAHRHLIRAANSDNLLALATAICDAVAYQSGATLVTTSADDALRLGQGVCQDHAHLFLACCHALGIPARYVSGYIDPGNSDHAESHAWVDVWIVQPDFSGWISVDVTHARFASDVYCRLAIGRDYDSAAPVRGVRRGGGSETLSVRVNVTATASDQ
- a CDS encoding alpha-E domain-containing protein encodes the protein MLSRTADHLFWMARYTERAENTARMLDVHLQTGMLPQAVEDTEQGWRAILGISELQEAYDKRHETLTAKDVIDFMVRDPSNSSSIAACLTQARENARAVRGALTTEAWEIQNATWLKMQTYLKTNALEQNPAEFFEWVKHRSHLSRGVTIGTMLKDEAFHFIRLGTFLERADNTARIIDVKFHGAKEKQQKQTQSQGLRQSQGEHAEVTAEPQLDFYYWAAILRSVSAFEIYRKVYRDVISPARVADLLILRADMPRSLLACLEEVVNNLKHVSNNASADTERFAGKLHAELQFSNIDEILEDGLHDYLTVFFERIFELGNRISRDFLVPLTA